A window of the candidate division KSB1 bacterium genome harbors these coding sequences:
- a CDS encoding T9SS type A sorting domain-containing protein has product MRRLMSIVLLFHLPPLVAAQYPVRWATSRYMNPGSDVTRSLAYRRSSDHVLVATRRWGVGLVALNAATGDSVGALDTRIVAGGTYPINMVAVAEDGTIYASNLCAPLHTPGATVRIYRYADEHASPELVFDDPLDGGRYGDSFAAIGSGLPRYVYISGMGNQRIAVLRDDGGPRLLLDHYIPLPMPGAARHGISPTAPCGPVWINGADVGFPPPQLIADDGTVIAVVPDTLASRGGTSTILHLLLGNYRLIAVTNAWALSVRCVRYFEDELGTITFDYFGANSDSIPLLYNGTTFINNVNATNSLSYDSRRHSLLTLFGFNSIASLSLDSLLKASTPRSEAMTVSIDGKNDFFPTDHVGRSNGRDMYLTWSAGKVFVGITGHALIDPTLTNRLYVAFDTDPHGGNGSAVPPEQAGGVTALPFLADVVYMVDSWNQPDYMVGNIYKWQGSGWTHTQFDGNMASQGALAYADKGPGRLAELAAIRNAAGLGNSFTSLGLMAYVAQSGAAGEVLCAFPDANPVGRGVAFNHYFFVDSLGSGVFPTDTAQVHVRSRPTGVYGGDEASMRPARHELAQNYPNPFNPQTRIRYVLAREGKVRLEVFDLRGRLIQRVYEGKQQAGTHQVVFHGGSLASGVYLYRLTVNEQEVATKKMLLVR; this is encoded by the coding sequence ATGCGCCGGTTGATGAGCATCGTACTCCTTTTCCATTTGCCCCCCTTGGTTGCAGCCCAGTACCCGGTGAGGTGGGCAACCTCCCGCTACATGAACCCCGGCAGTGACGTAACGCGCTCGCTGGCTTACCGCCGGAGCAGCGACCACGTGCTGGTGGCCACACGCAGGTGGGGCGTGGGCCTTGTCGCCTTGAACGCGGCAACTGGTGACTCAGTAGGCGCGCTGGACACCCGCATCGTGGCCGGCGGGACCTATCCTATCAACATGGTCGCTGTGGCCGAGGACGGCACCATCTACGCCTCCAACCTCTGTGCGCCCCTCCACACGCCCGGTGCTACAGTGCGCATCTATCGCTATGCGGATGAGCATGCCTCCCCAGAGCTCGTTTTCGACGACCCGTTGGATGGCGGTCGTTACGGGGATTCTTTTGCCGCGATAGGTTCTGGGCTGCCGCGCTACGTCTACATCTCCGGCATGGGCAATCAGCGAATTGCAGTGTTGCGCGATGACGGTGGACCCAGGCTGCTGCTCGACCACTACATACCGCTGCCTATGCCTGGCGCGGCGCGCCATGGCATCTCGCCTACGGCGCCCTGCGGACCGGTGTGGATCAACGGGGCGGATGTGGGCTTCCCGCCACCGCAACTCATCGCCGACGACGGGACGGTCATTGCGGTGGTCCCGGACACTTTGGCCTCCAGAGGGGGCACCTCGACCATTCTGCACCTGCTTTTGGGGAACTACCGGCTGATCGCCGTCACCAATGCCTGGGCACTGTCGGTGCGTTGCGTGCGCTACTTCGAGGACGAGCTCGGCACCATCACCTTCGACTATTTTGGTGCCAACTCGGATTCCATCCCTCTGTTGTACAACGGTACCACTTTTATCAACAATGTGAATGCCACGAACTCGTTGTCTTATGATAGCAGGCGTCACTCTCTTCTGACGCTCTTTGGTTTCAACAGCATTGCTTCCCTGAGCCTTGATTCGCTTCTCAAAGCCAGCACACCGCGCTCGGAAGCGATGACGGTGAGCATTGACGGCAAGAACGACTTCTTCCCCACCGACCACGTGGGCCGAAGCAACGGCAGGGACATGTACTTGACCTGGTCTGCGGGCAAGGTCTTCGTCGGGATCACGGGGCACGCGTTGATCGATCCCACCTTGACCAATCGGCTCTATGTGGCCTTCGACACCGACCCGCACGGTGGGAATGGCTCGGCAGTGCCTCCTGAGCAAGCTGGGGGCGTAACGGCATTGCCTTTCTTGGCTGACGTTGTCTACATGGTCGATTCGTGGAACCAGCCCGACTACATGGTGGGCAACATCTACAAGTGGCAGGGGAGCGGCTGGACGCACACTCAGTTCGACGGCAACATGGCGTCCCAGGGAGCATTGGCCTATGCGGACAAAGGTCCCGGCAGACTGGCGGAACTGGCGGCCATCAGGAACGCCGCAGGGTTGGGCAACAGCTTCACCAGCTTGGGTCTCATGGCGTACGTGGCGCAGAGCGGGGCCGCTGGGGAAGTGCTCTGTGCCTTCCCTGACGCCAACCCGGTGGGAAGGGGAGTCGCATTCAACCACTACTTCTTTGTGGACAGTCTCGGCAGCGGTGTTTTTCCTACCGACACGGCGCAGGTGCACGTGAGGAGCAGGCCGACCGGAGTCTATGGTGGGGACGAAGCATCGATGCGCCCGGCGCGGCACGAGCTGGCGCAGAACTATCCCAATCCGTTCAATCCACAGACGCGCATCCGGTATGTCTTGGCCCGGGAAGGGAAGGTCCGGCTCGAGGTGTTCGACCTGCGCGGGCGGCTCATTCAGAGGGTGTACGAAGGGAAGCAACAGGCCGGAACGCATCAGGTGGTCTTCCACGGTGGGTCGCTGGCCTCCGGCGTCTACCTGTACCGACTCACCGTGAATGAGCAGGAGGTGGCGACCAAAAAGATGCTGTTGGTGAGGTAG
- a CDS encoding family 10 glycosylhydrolase: MHRKAKESVLAGIVCWLLVFVAAAPFAWSRQGELRGVWVAWAGANVPSKERIAAIMDDVAAHGMNAVYVDVWRYGYPYFRSQVFNRLTGLYTDPVLAEGRDLLAEMVAEGHRVGLHVHAWFEYGFVACQGSNDHVYRQRPDWFAKRRDGSVLFNGDYLYKWLSHCNPEAQQFLIALCLEVARNYDVDGVQLDRIRYPELDCGYDEASVALYKAEHNGNPPPQNPGDPHWMRWRADKLTSFIAVAYDSLKRARPDLPVSSTPIVYPYGYENFCQDWRPWINGRHLDVVSPQIYRASNAIYASELDLQLAHVLDRTGFYPGMTSVFDQYLVPTEQLAAMIQTTRSRGLAGHVIWFYDTLVDDLPALSAGVYQEQASVPAMPVSWRQPAIIVNEDDSTVTRSGSWVVYTGIAGFRGGCLYTSASPAAAIEYSAVIPQAGWYELYAFVPYHWNAAREARYQVMHARGVDTVSVNQGLAGNARWHKLGDFFFHAGSRPVVRLTNEGVGSRYLFTDAIMLCNSNRAAWFLSSVPESQNRRVRGSGLAVSSYPNPFHATAAIAVEGASPDGTSLSIVDVQGRCVAQLRGGLTGGGRWMAHFDGRNLPSGVYFCLLGEGSDKSVVHKMVLVR; this comes from the coding sequence GTGCACAGAAAGGCGAAAGAGAGCGTCCTGGCCGGAATTGTCTGTTGGCTGCTGGTGTTTGTTGCGGCGGCGCCTTTCGCGTGGAGCCGCCAGGGGGAGCTGCGCGGTGTATGGGTGGCGTGGGCAGGCGCCAACGTGCCGAGCAAGGAGAGAATCGCGGCGATCATGGATGATGTTGCGGCCCACGGCATGAACGCAGTCTATGTGGACGTGTGGCGTTATGGCTATCCGTACTTCCGCAGCCAGGTGTTCAATCGACTCACGGGTCTGTACACAGATCCGGTGCTTGCCGAGGGCAGGGACCTGCTGGCAGAAATGGTCGCCGAGGGGCACCGGGTTGGCCTACACGTGCACGCCTGGTTTGAGTACGGCTTCGTGGCCTGCCAAGGCAGCAATGATCACGTCTATCGGCAAAGGCCCGATTGGTTCGCTAAGAGGCGCGACGGCAGCGTGCTTTTCAATGGCGACTACCTGTACAAATGGCTCAGCCACTGCAACCCGGAGGCGCAGCAGTTTCTCATCGCCTTGTGCTTGGAAGTGGCCCGCAACTACGATGTGGACGGGGTTCAGCTGGACAGAATCAGGTATCCAGAGTTGGATTGTGGATACGATGAGGCCTCGGTTGCTCTCTACAAGGCAGAGCACAACGGCAACCCACCGCCGCAGAATCCCGGCGACCCTCACTGGATGAGGTGGCGGGCGGACAAGCTCACCTCGTTCATCGCCGTCGCCTACGACTCTTTGAAGCGGGCACGACCAGACCTGCCGGTGAGCAGCACCCCTATCGTCTACCCTTACGGCTACGAGAACTTTTGCCAGGACTGGCGACCGTGGATCAACGGGCGCCATCTGGATGTCGTGTCTCCGCAAATCTATCGCGCTTCCAACGCCATCTACGCCTCCGAACTGGACCTGCAGTTGGCGCACGTTCTGGACAGGACGGGCTTCTACCCGGGCATGACGTCCGTTTTCGACCAGTACCTTGTGCCCACGGAACAGCTGGCCGCCATGATCCAGACGACAAGGAGTCGAGGGCTCGCGGGGCACGTCATCTGGTTCTACGACACGCTCGTCGATGATTTGCCCGCGCTCTCGGCTGGAGTGTACCAGGAGCAGGCCTCGGTTCCGGCTATGCCAGTAAGCTGGCGTCAGCCCGCCATCATCGTGAACGAAGATGATTCGACGGTCACTCGCTCAGGCAGTTGGGTCGTTTACACGGGGATCGCCGGCTTCCGCGGTGGCTGCCTGTACACCAGCGCCTCTCCAGCTGCTGCCATCGAATATTCCGCCGTCATCCCGCAAGCCGGGTGGTACGAGCTCTATGCATTTGTCCCGTACCACTGGAATGCGGCACGAGAGGCTCGCTACCAGGTGATGCATGCGCGCGGCGTGGACACGGTGTCGGTCAACCAAGGACTCGCGGGCAACGCGCGGTGGCACAAGCTTGGGGACTTTTTCTTCCATGCAGGCAGCAGGCCCGTGGTGCGGCTGACCAATGAGGGTGTGGGCAGCCGCTACCTTTTCACCGATGCCATCATGTTGTGCAACAGCAACCGCGCGGCGTGGTTCTTGAGCAGCGTGCCTGAATCGCAGAACCGGCGGGTACGAGGTAGCGGCTTGGCGGTGAGTAGCTATCCCAATCCCTTTCATGCGACCGCTGCCATCGCAGTGGAAGGGGCCTCACCTGACGGCACGTCGCTGTCCATTGTCGACGTGCAGGGGAGGTGTGTAGCTCAGCTGCGAGGGGGTCTGACAGGAGGGGGGCGGTGGATGGCGCATTTCGACGGGCGCAATCTGCCGAGCGGGGTCTACTTCTGTCTTCTTGGCGAGGGGAGCGACAAGAGTGTGGTGCACAAGATGGTGCTGGTGAGGTGA
- a CDS encoding ROK family protein encodes MQRADTRLIKKLNEIRLLHLLRDHSPISRNELARRAHISKVAASDIVARLDRAGFIITVGKGETTRRGGKPPILLKLNPESGYVGGIEIKRQRSLVALGNVESRVMGCEQVTYAAEAPMEDVLRAIFRAVDGLLARHGVPPERFVSIGIAIPGIVDYRRGRLSFADTLRGWAQKPLAERFARRYRVPVVMENDVNVMALGESLLGAGKGVENLVCIWIGEGIGAGIIVDGQLVRGEAGNAGEIGYLEVGHMLAHSGRMRRLYAGQRFFGDLLAEHNLIAALRNELAESMPEGMAAEMELLSLLKAGDVGEPRVRQCLEEYAYGLAALCMTVVKTLNPTLIVLSGRVVEHSAYLVSRVRAILVEEMANIPFRASTLAVGKLKEEAGIRGAIALALLSIFEPPMVMSRNHQQLQMAKFCS; translated from the coding sequence GTGCAGCGTGCTGACACCAGGCTCATCAAGAAGCTCAACGAGATTCGTCTCTTGCACCTATTGCGCGATCACAGCCCCATTTCGCGCAATGAGTTAGCGCGGCGGGCGCACATTTCCAAGGTGGCTGCCTCCGACATCGTTGCGCGGCTGGACCGGGCCGGCTTCATCATCACCGTTGGCAAAGGGGAAACCACACGCCGGGGAGGCAAGCCCCCCATTCTGCTGAAGCTCAACCCGGAGAGCGGCTACGTAGGAGGCATCGAGATCAAGCGGCAGCGCTCGCTGGTCGCGTTGGGCAACGTGGAATCCAGGGTGATGGGGTGCGAGCAGGTGACCTATGCCGCCGAGGCGCCGATGGAGGACGTGCTCAGGGCGATCTTCCGGGCTGTCGATGGTCTCCTGGCCAGGCATGGGGTTCCTCCTGAGCGCTTTGTCAGCATTGGCATCGCCATCCCCGGAATCGTGGACTACCGCAGGGGGAGATTGAGCTTCGCAGACACACTGCGCGGCTGGGCGCAGAAGCCTCTGGCGGAGCGCTTTGCCCGGCGGTACCGCGTGCCGGTGGTAATGGAGAACGATGTCAACGTCATGGCCTTGGGTGAGAGCCTCCTCGGCGCCGGCAAGGGCGTGGAGAATCTGGTCTGCATCTGGATTGGGGAAGGCATCGGCGCCGGGATCATCGTGGATGGCCAGCTGGTTCGGGGTGAGGCTGGCAACGCGGGGGAGATCGGCTACCTGGAAGTGGGACATATGCTGGCTCACTCCGGACGCATGCGCCGGCTCTATGCGGGGCAACGTTTCTTCGGCGACCTGCTTGCGGAACACAACTTGATCGCCGCTCTGAGAAATGAGTTGGCGGAGTCGATGCCTGAGGGAATGGCAGCGGAGATGGAGCTACTGTCTTTGCTCAAAGCTGGCGATGTGGGAGAGCCCCGCGTGCGGCAATGTCTGGAGGAGTACGCCTATGGACTCGCGGCCCTGTGCATGACCGTGGTCAAGACGTTGAACCCCACGCTGATCGTGTTGTCCGGGCGAGTGGTGGAGCATTCGGCGTACCTGGTTAGTAGGGTGCGGGCCATCTTGGTTGAGGAAATGGCAAACATACCTTTCCGGGCGAGCACGCTGGCCGTGGGGAAGCTCAAAGAGGAGGCGGGCATAAGAGGAGCCATCGCCTTGGCGCTGCTGAGCATTTTTGAGCCGCCGATGGTGATGAGCCGCAACCACCAACAATTGCAAATGGCCAAATTTTGTTCTTGA
- a CDS encoding T9SS type A sorting domain-containing protein, giving the protein MRRVLSVVLLMVVAAGTAFAGEELTTVWERNVAKGTLPPWFDTAGHFTRGFDYGKVDGHDRLYVVSRFGGSFIYVLDAATGDSLGMLDNTGIAGGTYAVSDVGVSADGKIYVCNLAVGGTFKVYVYNTEADSPKVAITYDATGKRLGDKITVTGSAADNSLVIWAASANSNYLVKFTTADSGATFTPTELDIGTTGGSASVGPLPDGSFYWNAAGKSAMKFTAEGVPIGTVPGSVVATGSNAIRYIGTIGPDEFFITFQYGAGNENARVVRVPGGDVTAAETYSLTPPLGTNANPNGTGDVAVQDLGGGKYRIFVLGTNNGLGAYEVNTNFLKGLYYVGAPGTRPGGGDPEFASLKAACDALNQRLIMGNCAFLISSDLTEPVNVALGVDPAPYTVTFKPAPGVTPTITFTQSTDSPGFSGAWVIGTRDLSTTAGLVRTTNIVIDGSNQDDGTTRDMLVTTAPTAHSNATPLRLVGDVNNTVVKNLKVVTQQNVTYGVLLTYRYDSGKFFLPDTVTVENCEIINKLRTTAQGLAISTFGTPGAGITPESMKGIVFKGNRIEARTRGIFLNWAGSTDIIGNEIYVNQTDAGYMSFGIFGYTIASASDVLNIYNNKIVLLSTANNTSGDYGIIGIQCGSKGTYNVYNNFITGFDATTTAPNPNLKMVGIRLATEGVVSNVFHNTIYLRNLSIVPGTGVVLYTGLEISNGINTIKNNIVYVAEGDFKSYAVYRSGTAGTLDANYNDYYVADTTNARTGFWNGTDATTLAAWQALSGLDSNSVAKAVELVSETDLHLTGASVGDFDLAGTPIATVTTDIDGEPRSATYPYMGADEGAVELLPPTRPLTVAEARIDADGDFRPDLLGQEVTLRGVINSPNFGTRTQYYMQDPGSAGIVLYSGTVSLNLKVGDLVEVKGKIDQFRGITEIVPTSASDVTVVDSGIVLTPKLITIPELNEENEALLVQLNNVWIVNPQAWPPEGQNSSSTNRVLVTDGVDTTYIFIDKETDLDGWTPPSGPMNLIALCDQYTTSATRYDDGYSLRGRFREDFMPLPPVAYELPIFEGATNGTFDLNWEFNATTGPSTLTIADSTGSAWGSHVLIFTDSGYTGIAHVKNALFKDYTVSADIYLVGPPDPVFPLYTGLAIKSAHDELKFYRVVFRNSTAGDNGQIRLQGYDGASWHISKYWNPGVDFPALQTGWHNFKVTVIGNLFWVWIDGMLLPGCPYADASPFLSEGYPGIYVYNATPGTVIFDNFSVTEPVVPVEPAAQLTPLWAKTQAAGTLPAYFAPANYTRGMAYGKVNGNDRLYVVTRSGTPHRVVIYDAFSGDSLGVMEAPQPPVGFFPVNAVDVSDDGIIFVCNMTLDAAATPFTVYRWDSETATPTTVISFTGTAGRMGDMISVYGKASDNTLTIYAGVANGDRYVKFTTSDNGHTFTGEVITLGSGGSFSTLPNIAQAGDGSVYVKSYGRPLVHLRADGSVIDTVATTVFPTGVSKIKYFEHGKHKAIVGYIPDLRGEGNAEKLVVVDVAWGDELARQIAFSPSIGRASNLNGTGSVDVAPVDANTIIYYILGTNNGVAAFSNNPNFVVQRLDTLFYGNTPILAPNPYGPGWIAGTNSYGDIGKYQRFDFKVGDELFGFRYYFAYKEVVDTPDTLTLVVKTVAANGAPDSLLASLVTTTDVLDTTGAGNLFFLSAPLRVKGPAFIGFEWPATANDAFAIFMDKDGEGNGANRAWERFGDGSYNDFGTTLNPTFSWAIDVDLWIAAYYKKAIPASVEELTAALPTKFELTQNYPNPFNPTTTFRLALPKTAEVRVTVYNMLGQRVAELFHGHLPAGVHTFTFDGRNCASGVYFYRVEAGDFVGIKRMVLVK; this is encoded by the coding sequence ATGAGGAGGGTTCTATCCGTTGTACTGCTGATGGTCGTGGCAGCCGGGACGGCCTTTGCCGGCGAAGAGCTTACCACGGTCTGGGAGCGCAATGTTGCCAAGGGCACCCTGCCACCGTGGTTTGACACCGCAGGTCACTTTACCCGCGGTTTTGACTACGGCAAAGTGGACGGCCATGACCGTCTGTATGTGGTGAGTCGCTTTGGTGGTAGCTTTATCTACGTGCTTGACGCGGCCACCGGCGACTCGCTGGGCATGCTGGACAACACGGGAATTGCCGGCGGTACCTACGCGGTCTCTGACGTAGGTGTTTCCGCAGACGGCAAGATCTACGTGTGCAACCTGGCCGTGGGTGGCACATTCAAGGTCTACGTGTACAACACGGAGGCCGATTCGCCGAAGGTTGCAATCACCTACGACGCTACGGGCAAGAGGCTGGGTGACAAGATCACCGTCACCGGTTCCGCGGCGGACAACTCGTTAGTCATCTGGGCGGCCTCTGCAAACTCCAACTACTTGGTCAAGTTCACCACCGCCGACAGTGGGGCGACCTTCACGCCCACAGAGTTGGACATCGGCACTACGGGCGGCAGCGCCTCAGTGGGGCCACTGCCTGACGGAAGCTTCTACTGGAACGCGGCCGGCAAGAGCGCCATGAAGTTCACCGCCGAGGGTGTGCCCATCGGTACGGTACCCGGGAGCGTGGTAGCTACCGGGTCTAATGCCATTCGCTACATTGGCACCATTGGCCCAGATGAGTTCTTCATCACCTTTCAGTACGGCGCCGGCAACGAAAACGCTCGGGTGGTGAGAGTACCTGGTGGCGATGTCACCGCAGCGGAGACCTACTCGCTTACTCCGCCTCTGGGCACCAACGCCAACCCTAATGGCACAGGAGACGTGGCGGTGCAGGACCTTGGGGGTGGGAAGTACCGCATCTTCGTGCTCGGCACTAACAACGGCCTTGGCGCTTATGAGGTGAACACCAACTTCCTAAAAGGCCTCTACTATGTCGGCGCGCCGGGAACGAGGCCTGGTGGTGGCGATCCAGAGTTTGCTTCGCTCAAGGCGGCCTGTGACGCGCTCAACCAGCGCCTGATCATGGGTAACTGTGCGTTCCTCATCAGCAGCGACTTGACCGAGCCGGTGAATGTGGCGTTGGGCGTGGATCCCGCTCCGTACACGGTTACCTTCAAGCCTGCGCCGGGCGTCACGCCGACGATCACCTTCACGCAGAGCACCGACTCGCCGGGATTCTCTGGAGCGTGGGTCATTGGCACCAGGGACTTGAGCACCACTGCCGGGCTGGTGAGAACCACCAACATCGTCATCGACGGCAGTAACCAGGACGACGGCACGACCAGGGACATGCTGGTGACCACTGCACCCACGGCGCACAGCAATGCCACGCCTCTGCGGCTCGTGGGCGATGTGAACAACACGGTAGTGAAGAACTTGAAGGTGGTCACGCAGCAGAACGTCACCTACGGCGTGCTGCTTACCTATCGCTACGATAGCGGCAAGTTCTTTCTCCCTGACACGGTCACAGTGGAAAACTGCGAGATCATCAACAAGCTGCGTACCACCGCCCAAGGCCTGGCGATTTCGACCTTCGGGACTCCCGGAGCAGGGATCACTCCGGAGTCGATGAAGGGCATCGTCTTCAAGGGCAACAGGATCGAGGCCAGAACCCGCGGCATCTTTTTGAACTGGGCCGGGAGCACGGACATCATTGGCAACGAGATCTATGTGAACCAGACGGATGCCGGCTACATGAGTTTTGGCATCTTCGGGTACACGATCGCATCGGCTAGCGATGTCCTCAACATCTACAACAACAAGATTGTGCTCCTGTCTACGGCCAACAATACCTCCGGGGACTATGGCATCATCGGCATTCAGTGCGGGAGCAAGGGCACGTACAACGTGTACAACAACTTCATCACCGGGTTCGACGCCACCACCACGGCACCCAACCCGAACCTGAAGATGGTGGGTATCCGCCTGGCCACCGAAGGAGTGGTGTCCAATGTGTTCCACAACACCATCTACCTGCGCAACCTGAGCATCGTTCCCGGGACTGGCGTGGTGTTGTACACAGGGTTGGAAATCTCCAACGGCATCAACACGATCAAGAACAATATCGTCTACGTTGCCGAGGGCGATTTCAAGAGCTACGCCGTCTATCGCAGTGGAACCGCAGGCACGTTGGACGCCAACTACAATGATTACTACGTGGCAGACACCACCAACGCTCGTACCGGCTTCTGGAACGGCACCGATGCGACCACGTTGGCTGCCTGGCAGGCGCTGTCGGGTCTGGATTCCAATTCCGTGGCCAAAGCCGTGGAGTTGGTGAGCGAGACAGACCTGCATCTGACCGGTGCCTCGGTAGGCGACTTTGACTTGGCCGGGACGCCCATTGCCACCGTCACCACCGATATTGATGGCGAACCGCGTTCGGCCACCTACCCCTACATGGGGGCGGACGAGGGTGCGGTGGAGTTGCTGCCACCCACGCGGCCTCTGACGGTAGCCGAGGCGCGGATTGACGCCGATGGTGACTTTAGGCCGGACCTTCTCGGCCAAGAAGTGACCTTGCGGGGTGTCATCAACTCGCCGAACTTTGGCACGCGGACGCAGTACTACATGCAGGATCCAGGGAGCGCGGGCATCGTGCTCTACTCAGGCACGGTGAGCCTCAACTTGAAAGTGGGCGACCTGGTGGAAGTGAAAGGCAAGATCGACCAATTCCGCGGCATCACCGAGATCGTGCCGACCTCGGCCAGTGACGTGACGGTGGTGGACAGCGGCATCGTGCTGACGCCCAAGCTGATCACCATCCCCGAGCTCAACGAGGAGAATGAGGCGCTGCTGGTGCAGCTCAACAACGTCTGGATCGTCAACCCCCAGGCTTGGCCTCCAGAGGGGCAGAACAGCAGCAGCACGAACCGGGTGCTGGTCACCGATGGGGTGGATACCACCTACATCTTCATCGACAAGGAGACTGATCTTGATGGATGGACGCCGCCAAGCGGGCCGATGAACCTCATTGCCTTGTGCGACCAGTACACCACCTCGGCGACTCGGTACGACGACGGCTACTCGCTGCGTGGGCGGTTCCGCGAGGACTTTATGCCGCTTCCGCCCGTGGCGTATGAGCTCCCCATCTTCGAGGGTGCCACCAACGGCACTTTTGACCTGAATTGGGAGTTCAACGCAACTACGGGTCCTTCGACGCTGACAATTGCCGACTCCACAGGCAGTGCCTGGGGAAGCCACGTGCTGATCTTCACCGACTCGGGCTACACGGGCATTGCGCACGTGAAGAACGCGCTGTTCAAGGACTATACCGTCTCGGCGGACATCTACCTGGTCGGCCCGCCTGATCCGGTTTTCCCATTGTACACCGGACTGGCGATCAAGTCGGCGCATGACGAGCTCAAGTTCTACCGAGTGGTGTTCCGCAACTCCACGGCCGGCGATAACGGCCAGATCCGCCTGCAGGGCTACGATGGCGCCAGCTGGCACATTAGCAAGTACTGGAACCCAGGGGTGGACTTTCCGGCGCTGCAGACCGGGTGGCACAACTTCAAGGTCACGGTAATCGGCAACCTGTTCTGGGTGTGGATCGATGGCATGCTCTTGCCTGGATGCCCCTATGCAGATGCAAGCCCATTCTTGAGCGAAGGCTACCCGGGCATCTACGTGTACAACGCCACGCCCGGCACGGTGATCTTTGACAACTTCTCGGTCACCGAACCGGTAGTGCCGGTGGAACCGGCCGCCCAGCTCACGCCGTTGTGGGCCAAGACCCAGGCTGCCGGCACATTGCCTGCCTATTTTGCGCCTGCCAATTACACCCGTGGCATGGCCTACGGGAAGGTGAACGGTAACGACCGGCTGTACGTCGTGACGCGCTCTGGTACGCCACATCGGGTGGTGATTTACGACGCGTTCAGCGGCGATAGCCTCGGCGTGATGGAGGCACCACAGCCACCGGTTGGTTTCTTCCCGGTCAATGCGGTGGATGTGTCAGACGACGGCATCATCTTCGTCTGCAACATGACGCTTGACGCCGCGGCCACGCCATTTACGGTGTACCGGTGGGATAGCGAGACGGCAACACCGACCACGGTGATCAGCTTCACCGGCACCGCGGGCCGCATGGGCGACATGATCAGCGTCTACGGGAAGGCGAGCGACAACACGCTGACCATCTACGCCGGCGTAGCTAACGGTGACCGCTACGTCAAGTTCACCACCTCGGACAACGGCCACACCTTCACCGGTGAGGTTATCACCCTGGGCTCGGGCGGGTCTTTCAGTACCTTGCCCAATATCGCCCAAGCCGGTGACGGGTCCGTTTACGTCAAGTCGTACGGCAGGCCGTTGGTGCACTTGCGGGCTGACGGGTCGGTGATCGACACTGTTGCCACCACGGTGTTCCCCACTGGTGTGAGCAAGATCAAATACTTCGAGCACGGCAAGCACAAGGCCATTGTCGGGTACATCCCGGATCTGCGCGGTGAAGGGAATGCCGAGAAGCTGGTCGTGGTGGATGTGGCCTGGGGCGATGAGTTGGCGCGCCAGATTGCCTTCTCGCCGTCCATCGGCCGTGCCTCCAACCTCAACGGCACGGGCTCGGTGGATGTGGCGCCGGTCGATGCCAACACGATCATCTACTATATCCTGGGCACCAACAATGGGGTGGCAGCGTTCTCCAACAACCCCAACTTTGTGGTGCAGCGCCTGGATACGCTGTTCTACGGCAATACCCCAATCTTAGCGCCGAACCCCTACGGCCCCGGGTGGATTGCCGGCACGAACAGCTATGGCGACATCGGCAAGTACCAGCGGTTCGATTTCAAGGTGGGTGACGAGCTCTTCGGCTTCCGCTACTACTTTGCCTACAAGGAGGTCGTGGACACTCCCGACACCCTCACGCTGGTTGTGAAGACCGTTGCCGCCAATGGGGCGCCGGATTCGCTGCTGGCCTCATTGGTGACCACCACGGATGTGTTGGACACCACCGGCGCGGGCAACCTGTTCTTCCTCAGTGCGCCTTTGCGCGTCAAGGGGCCGGCGTTCATCGGCTTTGAGTGGCCGGCGACTGCCAACGACGCCTTTGCCATTTTCATGGACAAGGACGGCGAGGGCAACGGTGCCAACAGGGCGTGGGAGCGTTTTGGTGACGGCTCCTACAACGACTTTGGCACCACGCTCAACCCAACCTTCTCCTGGGCCATTGACGTCGACCTGTGGATTGCGGCCTACTACAAGAAGGCCATCCCGGCCTCTGTGGAAGAGCTCACTGCCGCACTTCCGACCAAGTTCGAACTGACGCAGAACTACCCGAACCCCTTCAACCCGACCACCACCTTCCGGCTGGCGCTGCCGAAGACAGCAGAGGTAAGGGTGACTGTGTACAACATGCTCGGCCAGCGTGTGGCTGAACTGTTCCATGGCCACTTGCCTGCCGGCGTGCATACCTTCACCTTTGACGGCAGAAACTGCGCCAGCGGCGTCTACTTCTATCGGGTGGAGGCCGGTGACTTTGTCGGCATCAAGCGGATGGTTCTGGTGAAGTAG